Proteins encoded by one window of Rhodospirillales bacterium:
- the betI gene encoding transcriptional regulator BetI, translating into MPKLGIEPVRRQQLIDATIASIHQDGFQDATVARISRRAGLSVGLVNHYFDGKTDLLEATMQMLVDQTLSDIESGMAAGTTARDKLIGFTAGNFAPGQRSPEAISAWLSFYAQVPEHDGFARIHRAFDRALFDLLQPVLADVMAPDQVDHAAHTLIALMYGLWLRHAHDSERIGLRLIHTIAREHVETLAPLDS; encoded by the coding sequence ATGCCGAAACTCGGTATAGAGCCGGTCCGTCGGCAGCAGCTGATCGATGCGACCATCGCGTCGATCCATCAGGACGGGTTCCAGGACGCGACGGTGGCGCGGATCAGCCGCCGCGCGGGCCTCTCGGTCGGGTTGGTCAACCACTATTTCGACGGCAAGACCGACCTTCTGGAAGCAACCATGCAGATGCTGGTCGACCAGACGCTCTCCGATATCGAGTCTGGCATGGCTGCCGGCACGACGGCGCGGGACAAGCTGATCGGCTTCACCGCCGGGAACTTCGCCCCCGGCCAGCGTTCACCCGAAGCGATCAGTGCGTGGCTCAGCTTTTATGCTCAAGTGCCTGAGCATGACGGGTTCGCGCGCATTCACAGGGCGTTCGACCGTGCGCTGTTCGACTTGCTTCAGCCGGTGCTCGCCGATGTCATGGCCCCGGACCAGGTCGATCACGCCGCCCATACTCTGATTGCGCTGATGTACGGACTCTGGCTGCGCCACGCCCACGATTCCGAGCGTATAGGACTTCGCCTGATCCACACCATCGCCCGCGAGCACGTCGAAACGCTGGCACCGCTCGACTCCTAG
- a CDS encoding ABC transporter permease subunit: MTVATRDRARSPFSGAFTERVSPQLISWLIFAGFAALCLYYRDVEGFLFNQKDWLVNYPDEWLFGLTIGGEFLAISDLLEAAMDRFTLHFKPIFRFISDILEYPMEGLLEVLHWLPWPATIGIVAVIAYAAKGWRLAAFCVAAMLYMVIVGYWDESMSTLALVGMSVPLSLALGLTLGLLGFQFRGARRIIEPMLDVMQTVPTFAYLVPILILFGIGPVVGMVASAIYASPPMVRNVMLGLGRVPDNVIESGQMSGCNGFQLLFLVRIPAATHTIMIGVNQTIMAALSMVIIAAIIGGFADIGWEVLSTMRKAQTGQSLLAGLVIVLLAMMMDRISRGFAERTGDIHLSRGGNVLQRHPYMTAMVMATGIGLILAAIFPAFEEYPETWIFYPAETLNDFVAWITVNFFDVTDAIKTWTLFYFMLPMNRGLETIARPSTWGFDMTTMASLIYLGIVVAIGAAMMRWQGWRAGVIVGLISTLFYYGSSGTPWPVFIAAVTLIACQVGGWKVALFAFCGMLFMLTTGAWSRAMLSFYLTATSVLLCFAIGCSIGIWAAQNDRVSAILRPINDTLQTMPLFVFLIPVIMVFLVGDFSALLAIIMYAIVPAIRYTEHGLRQVDPVAVEAAQMMGCTERQVLWKVKLPLAIPEIMLGLNQVVMFALAMLVIAALVGTRGLGQWVYDALTNARFGQGVIAGGSMALMAMIADRIIQAWAVRKKRDLGLAA; the protein is encoded by the coding sequence ATGACTGTTGCGACCCGGGACCGGGCCCGGTCGCCGTTCAGCGGTGCGTTCACCGAACGGGTCTCGCCGCAACTGATCAGTTGGCTGATCTTCGCCGGCTTTGCCGCCCTCTGCCTGTACTATCGTGATGTCGAGGGCTTTCTGTTCAATCAGAAGGACTGGCTCGTCAACTATCCCGACGAGTGGTTGTTCGGCCTGACGATCGGGGGAGAGTTCCTGGCTATCAGCGATCTGCTCGAAGCGGCGATGGACAGGTTCACGCTGCACTTCAAGCCGATTTTCCGCTTCATATCCGACATCCTCGAATACCCCATGGAGGGCCTGCTCGAAGTCCTGCACTGGCTGCCCTGGCCTGCGACGATCGGTATCGTTGCCGTCATCGCGTACGCCGCGAAAGGTTGGCGTCTCGCGGCCTTCTGTGTCGCGGCCATGCTCTACATGGTGATCGTGGGCTATTGGGACGAGAGTATGTCAACGCTTGCGCTGGTCGGCATGTCGGTTCCGCTGTCCCTGGCTTTGGGTCTCACCCTCGGCCTCCTCGGGTTCCAGTTCCGCGGGGCGCGCCGGATCATCGAACCCATGCTCGATGTCATGCAGACGGTGCCGACGTTCGCCTATCTCGTGCCGATCCTCATCCTGTTCGGCATTGGCCCCGTCGTCGGCATGGTGGCCTCTGCGATTTACGCCAGCCCCCCGATGGTCAGAAACGTGATGCTGGGACTCGGGCGTGTTCCCGACAACGTCATCGAAAGTGGCCAGATGTCGGGTTGCAACGGCTTCCAGCTTCTGTTCCTCGTGCGTATCCCCGCGGCGACGCACACCATCATGATCGGTGTGAACCAGACCATCATGGCCGCTCTTTCCATGGTCATAATCGCAGCCATTATCGGCGGCTTCGCCGACATCGGCTGGGAGGTGCTCTCGACCATGCGCAAGGCCCAGACCGGCCAGAGCCTGCTTGCCGGCCTGGTGATCGTGTTGCTGGCGATGATGATGGACCGCATCAGCCGCGGCTTCGCAGAGCGCACCGGCGATATTCATCTTTCGCGCGGCGGCAACGTTCTGCAGCGGCACCCGTATATGACGGCCATGGTCATGGCGACGGGTATCGGCCTGATCCTTGCTGCGATCTTCCCGGCGTTCGAGGAGTATCCCGAGACCTGGATCTTCTACCCCGCCGAGACGCTGAACGACTTCGTCGCCTGGATCACGGTAAACTTCTTCGACGTCACCGACGCCATCAAGACGTGGACGCTGTTCTACTTCATGCTGCCGATGAACCGGGGTCTTGAAACGATCGCACGCCCGTCGACCTGGGGCTTCGACATGACGACCATGGCGTCGCTCATCTACCTCGGGATCGTGGTGGCAATCGGTGCCGCGATGATGCGCTGGCAGGGCTGGCGCGCCGGTGTCATCGTCGGGCTGATCTCAACTCTGTTCTACTACGGTTCGAGCGGTACGCCCTGGCCGGTGTTCATCGCCGCGGTCACGCTGATCGCTTGTCAGGTCGGCGGCTGGAAGGTCGCGCTGTTCGCCTTCTGCGGCATGCTGTTCATGCTGACCACAGGAGCCTGGTCGCGAGCCATGCTGTCGTTCTACCTGACCGCGACGTCGGTGCTGCTGTGCTTCGCGATCGGTTGTTCGATCGGCATCTGGGCGGCGCAGAACGACCGTGTCTCGGCGATCCTGAGGCCGATCAACGATACGCTGCAGACGATGCCGCTCTTCGTCTTCCTCATCCCCGTCATCATGGTGTTCCTGGTCGGCGACTTCTCGGCGCTGCTCGCGATCATCATGTACGCGATCGTGCCGGCCATCCGTTACACCGAACACGGCCTGCGCCAGGTCGATCCCGTCGCGGTCGAAGCGGCGCAGATGATGGGCTGCACGGAGCGACAGGTGCTGTGGAAGGTCAAGCTGCCGCTCGCCATTCCGGAGATCATGCTGGGCCTGAACCAGGTCGTGATGTTTGCGCTGGCCATGCTGGTGATCGCCGCACTCGTGGGCACCAGGGGGCTGGGCCAGTGGGTCTATGACGCCCTCACCAACGCGCGTTTCGGACAGGGTGTGATCGCCGGCGGTTCGATGGCTCTGATGGCGATGATCGCCGACCGCATCATCCAGGCCTGGGCAGTCAGGAAGAAGCGCGACCTCGGCCTGGCTGCCTGA